The genome window CGCCGCGCTGCTGGCGATCGCGCTGCGCGCCAGGGGGGTGACGGCCCGGTCGTTCACGGGCCCGCAGGCGGGGTTCCTCACCGACTCGAACCACGGCAGCGCGCGCATCCTCAGCGTCGACCCGAGCGGCCTCGTCGCCGCGCTGCACGAGGTCGACGTGGCCGTCGTAGCCGGCTACCAGGGCGCCGACGCGAACGGCGCGATCACGACGCTGGGCCGCGGCGGCTCCGACACGACGGCGGTGGCGCTGGCCGCCGCGCTCGGGGCGGAGGAGTGCGAGATCTACACGGACACCGACGGGGTCTACACCACCGACCCCCACCTCGTGCCGAGCGCGACGAAGCTCTCCTGCATCGACTACGACGAGATGCTCGAGCTGGCCAGCCACGGGGCCAAGGTCCTGCACCCGGCCAGCGTCTGGTACGCGCGCGCCTACCGCGTGAGGGTCCACGTGCGCTCGTCGTTCACGCACGCGCCCGGCACCGTCGTCGCCGACGTCGCCGCCGCCTCGGAGGGGAAGATGATCACCGGCAAGCCCGTCACCGGCGTGGCGCTCGACCGCGGCCACGCGCGCATCGACCTGCACACGGTGCCAGACAGGCCGGGCGTGGCCGCCCGCGTGTTCGGCGCCCTGGCCGAGCAGGGCGTGAGCGTCGACATGATCGTCCAGGGCGTCCGCGGCGCCGGCGACAGCCGCCAGCAGATGGCGTTCATCGTCAGGCGCGAGGCGGTCCCCGAGGCGCTCGAGGCGCTCCAGCCCGTGCTGGCGTCGCTGGGCGCGACGGCCGCCGTCGACGAGGACGTCGCCAAGCTCACCGTCGTCGGCGTCGCCATCGGCTCCACGCCCGGCGTGGCCGCGCGGCTGTTCGAGGCCGTCGCGAGCGTGGGCGCGAACATCGAGGCCATCACCTCGAGCGAGGTGCGCCTCTCCGTGCTGATCCCCGCCGAGCACGCCGAGGCGGCGCTCGCCGCGGTGCACACGGCGTTCGGGCTCGACGCGCCGTCGGACTAGTGGGCGTCAAGCTCGGCACCCTGGCCTACGTGCGGCGGGGGGACGAGACGCTGATGCTGCGCCGGCCCGACGCCGGCCACCCCCAGGCCGGCAAGCACAACGGCCTCGGCGGGAAGCTCGAGCCCGGCGAGTCGCCCGAGGAGTGCCTGCGCCGCGAGGTCCTCGAGGAGGCCGGCCTCGTCGTGCTGGAGTCCGAGTACAAGGGCCTCATCACGTTCCCCGACTTCGACGGCCGGGACGACTGGTACGTGTGGGTCTACCTGGTCACGCGCTTCTCCGGGGAGCCGCGCCCCGGTCCGGAGGGCGACCTGGTGTGGGTGGAGACCGCGTCCGTGAAGGACCTGCCCCTGTGGGAGGGCGACAGGCACTTCCTGCCCTGGCTCGACGAGCCCGGCACGTTCTCGGCCGTCTTCCGCTACGAGCAGGGCCGGTTCGTGAGCTACGAGGTCGTGCGCCAGGCCCGCTGAGCGCGGCGCCTCAGCGCTTCCCGAGCAGCTTGTCCCTGTCGATCGCCCTGATCAGGCGCTGCGCCAGGCCGACGTCGCCCTTGACCTTGAGGCGGCCCGTCATCAGCGCGGTCATGGGGTTGAGCCGGCCCTCGATCATCCGCAGGAGGTCCTCGCCCTTGACACGCACGGTGACGTCGGCGCGCGGCGCCAAGCCGCCCTGCGCGCGCACCACGCCGCCTTCGACGACGTAGTGCACCGGCTCCTCGGTCTCGAACTGCACGACCGCGTCCGGCGCCTCGGCGCCCTCCTTGAGCGCCTCGGGGACGCGCAGCAGTAGCTCCTTGACCGTCACCGCGCCAGTGTAGCCGAGGCGGCGCCGGTATACTCGCGCCAGCTTCGCGCTGTGTGAGCACCTAGTGGACTTCGCCCTGACCGAGGAACAACAGGCATTGAGGCAGACCGTGCGCGAGTTCGCGCGCGCGGAGATCGCCCCTCTGGCGGGCGAGCTCGACAGGTCGCCGCGCTTCCCGTGGGAGACGCTGCGCAAGATGGGCGAGCTGGGGCTCCTCGGCGTGACGACGCCGGAGGAGTACGGCGGCGCCGGCCTCGACACCGTCACCTACGCGGTCCTGCTCG of Trueperaceae bacterium contains these proteins:
- a CDS encoding aspartate kinase, which encodes MDAAGTGRAAARVGAADRPRLRVMKFGGTSVGDIERVRKVASRVEQHVRAGEKAVVTVSAMGRTTDRLIGQAREVGPRPDRRELDALLATGEQQSAALLAIALRARGVTARSFTGPQAGFLTDSNHGSARILSVDPSGLVAALHEVDVAVVAGYQGADANGAITTLGRGGSDTTAVALAAALGAEECEIYTDTDGVYTTDPHLVPSATKLSCIDYDEMLELASHGAKVLHPASVWYARAYRVRVHVRSSFTHAPGTVVADVAAASEGKMITGKPVTGVALDRGHARIDLHTVPDRPGVAARVFGALAEQGVSVDMIVQGVRGAGDSRQQMAFIVRREAVPEALEALQPVLASLGATAAVDEDVAKLTVVGVAIGSTPGVAARLFEAVASVGANIEAITSSEVRLSVLIPAEHAEAALAAVHTAFGLDAPSD
- a CDS encoding 8-oxo-dGTP diphosphatase — translated: MGVKLGTLAYVRRGDETLMLRRPDAGHPQAGKHNGLGGKLEPGESPEECLRREVLEEAGLVVLESEYKGLITFPDFDGRDDWYVWVYLVTRFSGEPRPGPEGDLVWVETASVKDLPLWEGDRHFLPWLDEPGTFSAVFRYEQGRFVSYEVVRQAR
- a CDS encoding SCP2 sterol-binding domain-containing protein, which codes for MTVKELLLRVPEALKEGAEAPDAVVQFETEEPVHYVVEGGVVRAQGGLAPRADVTVRVKGEDLLRMIEGRLNPMTALMTGRLKVKGDVGLAQRLIRAIDRDKLLGKR